In one window of Posidoniimonas corsicana DNA:
- a CDS encoding MFS transporter: MSDAAPHESPLAPSSTRVEGALPPLMRDKSFWGMNLTQFLGAFNDNLFKQRLLLLATPGAAEPGEDKQWIALAVMATAFLMFSGFAGWLADRTVKRKLIIGSKVAEIVIMALGLFAFIYYDSFGLTGLMLVLFLMSIQSAFFGPPKYGILPEMLHDHDLPKANGVFLMFTFLAIIFGTALVALFGNNPAHAWRVGVLCIVVAVIGTFTSLFVRPTRIANPGAKLRSSDLFVPPEMLRLVLRDRQLLLALVVTSSFWMLGGMVQAGVNALGKTQLGLGDSTSILTAMLGVGIPFGCLLGGRLSQDRINPRVVVTGAVGIVITLVLLSLPGGPKGHLLGFWGSVPVLIILGFCTGMFVVPIQVSLQVLPPPEDKGRMIALMNQSNWVGILLGALLFGVVMSLLEHLQAPRNLVFLSTAAIMLPIALFYRPKELRLGD; this comes from the coding sequence ATGTCCGACGCCGCCCCCCACGAGTCGCCCCTCGCGCCCTCCTCGACCCGAGTCGAGGGCGCGCTCCCCCCGCTGATGCGGGACAAGTCGTTCTGGGGGATGAACCTGACGCAGTTCTTGGGCGCGTTCAACGACAACCTGTTCAAGCAGCGGCTGCTGCTGCTCGCCACGCCCGGCGCCGCCGAGCCGGGCGAGGACAAGCAGTGGATCGCGTTGGCGGTCATGGCGACCGCGTTCCTGATGTTCTCCGGGTTCGCCGGCTGGTTGGCCGACCGGACCGTGAAGCGGAAGCTGATCATCGGGTCGAAGGTCGCCGAGATCGTCATCATGGCGCTCGGCCTGTTCGCGTTCATCTACTACGACTCGTTCGGCCTGACGGGGCTGATGCTGGTGCTGTTCCTGATGAGCATCCAGAGCGCCTTCTTCGGCCCGCCGAAGTACGGAATCCTACCGGAGATGCTGCACGACCACGACCTGCCGAAGGCGAACGGCGTGTTCCTGATGTTCACCTTCCTGGCGATCATCTTCGGCACGGCGCTGGTGGCGCTGTTTGGGAACAACCCGGCCCACGCGTGGAGGGTTGGCGTCCTCTGCATTGTGGTGGCCGTCATTGGGACGTTTACCTCACTGTTCGTGCGGCCTACCAGGATCGCCAACCCCGGCGCCAAGCTGCGCTCGAGCGACCTCTTCGTGCCGCCGGAGATGCTGCGGCTCGTGCTGCGTGACCGGCAGTTGCTTCTCGCGCTAGTGGTCACCAGCAGCTTCTGGATGCTGGGCGGCATGGTGCAGGCGGGCGTGAACGCGCTCGGCAAGACCCAGCTCGGACTGGGCGACAGCACCAGCATCCTGACCGCGATGCTCGGCGTGGGAATCCCGTTCGGGTGCCTGTTGGGAGGGCGGCTTTCGCAGGACCGCATCAATCCTCGGGTGGTTGTCACCGGCGCCGTGGGGATCGTGATCACGCTGGTGCTGCTCAGCCTGCCCGGCGGTCCCAAGGGGCACCTGCTCGGGTTCTGGGGCAGCGTCCCGGTGCTGATCATCCTCGGGTTCTGCACAGGGATGTTCGTAGTGCCGATCCAGGTGTCGCTGCAGGTGCTACCACCGCCGGAAGACAAGGGCCGAATGATCGCGCTGATGAACCAGTCCAACTGGGTGGGCATCCTGCTCGGCGCGCTGCTGTTCGGGGTGGTCATGAGCCTGCTCGAGCACCTCCAGGCGCCGCGCAACCTAGTCTTCTTATCGACAGCCGCCATCATGCTGCCGATCGCGTTGTTCTACCGGCCCAAGGAACTGCGACTGGGCGACTAA
- a CDS encoding TraR/DksA family transcriptional regulator, with protein MKTADLKIYKEKLLILRARLRGDVSAMENAALRKGGDGEGHSMPIHMAELGSDNFEQEFTLSLMETEGDTLAEIENALQRIESGDYGKCDDCGGVIPKMRLNALPFAPLCVKCASAREV; from the coding sequence ATGAAGACAGCGGACCTGAAAATCTACAAAGAGAAGCTCCTTATCCTACGTGCTCGGCTGCGCGGCGATGTCAGTGCGATGGAGAACGCCGCCCTGCGGAAGGGCGGCGATGGCGAAGGCCACTCGATGCCCATCCACATGGCTGAACTAGGGAGCGACAACTTCGAGCAAGAGTTCACGCTGTCTCTCATGGAGACCGAAGGCGACACGCTGGCGGAGATCGAAAACGCCCTGCAGCGCATCGAGAGCGGCGACTACGGCAAGTGCGACGACTGCGGCGGGGTGATCCCCAAAATGCGGCTCAACGCTTTGCCCTTCGCCCCGCTGTGCGTGAAGTGCGCGTCGGCCCGCGAGGTCTAG
- a CDS encoding type 1 glutamine amidotransferase domain-containing protein: protein MSKRLNTKKIAVLATDGVEQIELEQPYNSLIDAGAKVELVSLKAVSIQGVHHDRPGDRFGVDKTIDEVSAEDYDGLVLPGGVFNPDALRMNDTAVDFVRDFFKQGKPVAAICHGPWMLAEADVLEGRRVTSWPSIETDLQNAGANWVDQECVCDNGLVTSRKPDDLDAFCDKMIEEFAEGVHEEQAV from the coding sequence ATGTCAAAGCGACTTAACACTAAGAAGATAGCGGTCCTCGCGACCGATGGTGTCGAGCAGATCGAACTTGAGCAGCCGTACAATTCGCTCATCGACGCGGGAGCCAAGGTCGAGCTGGTTTCCCTCAAGGCAGTTTCCATTCAGGGCGTCCACCATGACCGACCCGGAGACAGGTTCGGGGTCGACAAGACCATCGATGAAGTTAGCGCCGAAGACTACGACGGCCTCGTGCTGCCGGGCGGGGTGTTTAACCCCGACGCGCTCCGCATGAACGACACCGCCGTGGACTTCGTCCGCGACTTCTTCAAGCAGGGCAAGCCGGTCGCCGCCATCTGCCACGGACCGTGGATGCTCGCCGAGGCCGACGTGCTCGAAGGCCGGCGGGTGACGTCGTGGCCGAGCATCGAGACCGACCTGCAGAACGCCGGCGCCAACTGGGTCGACCAGGAGTGCGTCTGCGACAACGGCCTGGTAACCAGCCGCAAGCCCGACGACCTTGACGCGTTCTGCGACAAGATGATCGAGGAGTTCGCCGAAGGCGTGCACGAGGAGCAGGCCGTGTGA
- a CDS encoding signal peptidase II yields MPRSRIALFLVVAALATLADLWSKHAVFSWPLLRTSEYWLVQDHAGFQLSLNEGGLFGMGQGAQFWLAGFSVLAALAIPIWLFRYKAAEDLVLTVTLAFVMGGILGNLYDRLGLHGLMWGAFSPNRAGPVYAVRDFILLAWRWDPDPMKRVVWPNFNVADSFLVVGAAVLFFRAMAKPDGAKPPADSEQG; encoded by the coding sequence GTGCCTCGAAGCCGGATCGCGCTGTTCCTGGTCGTCGCGGCGTTGGCGACGCTGGCCGATCTGTGGTCCAAGCACGCGGTGTTCAGTTGGCCACTGCTGCGAACCAGCGAGTACTGGCTGGTGCAGGACCACGCCGGGTTTCAGCTGAGCCTGAATGAGGGGGGGCTGTTCGGGATGGGGCAGGGCGCCCAGTTCTGGTTGGCCGGGTTTAGCGTGCTCGCGGCGCTCGCCATCCCCATCTGGCTGTTCCGTTACAAGGCCGCCGAGGACCTGGTGCTGACCGTGACGCTCGCGTTTGTGATGGGCGGCATCCTGGGAAACCTCTACGACCGGCTCGGTTTGCACGGCTTGATGTGGGGCGCCTTCTCACCCAACCGGGCCGGTCCGGTCTATGCTGTGCGCGACTTCATCCTGCTCGCATGGCGGTGGGACCCGGACCCCATGAAGCGGGTGGTGTGGCCCAACTTCAATGTGGCCGACTCGTTCCTGGTGGTCGGCGCCGCCGTGCTCTTCTTCCGCGCCATGGCAAAGCCTGATGGCGCGAAGCCGCCAGCCGATTCCGAGCAAGGTTGA
- the dapB gene encoding 4-hydroxy-tetrahydrodipicolinate reductase, translating to MPVRTVIHGAGGRMGQRLIAVGAQDRDVELVGAVDASGSPKLGQDAGELAGAGKLALPLASDYPDACDAVIDFSVPEATDALIQQCVKRGWPLVFATTGLSDEQEQKIRSAAEVIPIVKAASMSATVNLTMKLTEIAGRTLKDHSSGVDVEIIERHHRYKEDSPSGTALAFGKIVGDAMGLSGTTHGRSGRPGQRPRDEIGYHAVRTGDNPGEHTIIFGLLGETIELRVAASNRDCYATGAFTAAKWLQGKPAGLYDMQDVLGLR from the coding sequence ATGCCAGTCAGAACAGTTATCCACGGCGCCGGCGGACGGATGGGCCAGCGGCTGATCGCGGTCGGCGCCCAAGACCGGGACGTCGAACTGGTAGGAGCGGTCGACGCGTCCGGGTCGCCTAAGCTGGGTCAGGACGCCGGCGAGCTGGCCGGGGCCGGCAAGCTCGCGCTGCCGCTGGCCTCCGACTACCCCGACGCCTGCGACGCGGTCATCGACTTCTCCGTGCCCGAGGCGACCGACGCGCTTATCCAGCAGTGCGTGAAGCGGGGCTGGCCGCTGGTGTTCGCCACGACCGGGCTCTCGGACGAGCAGGAGCAGAAGATCCGCTCGGCGGCGGAAGTGATCCCGATCGTGAAGGCCGCCAGCATGAGCGCCACGGTCAACCTCACGATGAAGCTGACCGAGATCGCCGGCCGCACGCTCAAGGACCACAGCTCCGGGGTGGACGTGGAGATCATCGAGCGGCACCACCGCTACAAGGAAGACTCCCCCAGCGGCACGGCGCTCGCCTTCGGCAAGATCGTGGGCGACGCGATGGGGCTGTCCGGCACCACGCACGGCCGCAGCGGCCGGCCTGGCCAACGGCCCCGCGACGAGATCGGCTACCACGCGGTCCGCACCGGCGACAACCCGGGCGAGCACACGATCATCTTTGGCCTGCTCGGCGAGACGATCGAGCTGCGCGTCGCGGCCAGCAACCGCGACTGCTACGCCACCGGCGCCTTCACGGCCGCCAAGTGGCTGCAGGGCAAGCCCGCCGGCCTGTACGACATGCAGGACGTGCTGGGGTTGAGATAG
- the thrC gene encoding threonine synthase encodes MPGCGASYGVEEVRTSCDACGALLDVQYDWDALPVPDKLSWFEQKWSRRNEPLARSGVWRFHELLPFAPADKVVTIGEGQTPLIMTDGVGEYIGMNRGNLLLEYEGMNPSGSFKDNGMTAAFTHAHTVGATRAACASTGNTSASLALYCCSSKLMQAVIFIGSGKISYGKLSQALDYGALTVQIAGDFDDAMQRVQQVSKQLGIYLVNSVNPFRLEGQKTIMLRVLESLNWQVPDWIVVPGGNLGNSSSFGKAFYELKQLGLIDRMPRLAVINAAGANTLHELYEKRGLRWNNGQPDQKIIDGYAVELDTGGRRADTIASAIEINRPVNLEKCLRALEWMDGVVREVTDQEILDAKAQVGASGMGCEPASAASVAGAKKLREEGVIDPDSRVVCILTGHQLKDPTATVAYHTADQEEFNRVLGSRGVTRAAFANRAVQVENNLDEIVRAIQLNS; translated from the coding sequence ATGCCCGGCTGCGGCGCCAGCTACGGCGTCGAGGAGGTCCGCACGAGCTGCGATGCCTGCGGGGCCCTGCTCGACGTGCAATACGACTGGGACGCCCTGCCGGTGCCGGACAAGCTGAGCTGGTTCGAGCAGAAGTGGTCGCGCCGCAACGAGCCGCTCGCGCGCAGCGGCGTCTGGCGGTTCCACGAGCTGCTCCCCTTCGCCCCGGCGGACAAGGTCGTGACGATCGGCGAGGGCCAGACCCCGCTGATCATGACCGACGGCGTGGGCGAGTACATCGGGATGAACCGCGGCAACCTGCTGCTGGAGTACGAGGGGATGAACCCCTCGGGCAGCTTCAAGGACAACGGCATGACCGCCGCGTTCACGCACGCGCACACAGTGGGCGCGACCCGGGCCGCGTGCGCGTCGACCGGCAACACCAGCGCCTCGCTGGCGTTGTACTGCTGCAGCAGCAAGCTGATGCAGGCGGTGATCTTTATCGGCAGCGGCAAGATCAGCTACGGCAAGCTGAGCCAGGCCCTCGACTACGGGGCGTTGACCGTGCAGATCGCCGGCGACTTTGACGACGCCATGCAGCGCGTCCAACAGGTCAGCAAGCAGCTGGGCATCTACCTGGTCAACAGCGTCAACCCGTTCCGGCTCGAAGGCCAGAAGACCATCATGCTCCGCGTGCTGGAGAGCCTGAACTGGCAGGTCCCCGACTGGATCGTGGTGCCGGGCGGCAACCTGGGCAACTCCAGCTCGTTCGGCAAGGCGTTCTACGAGCTGAAGCAGCTTGGCCTGATCGACCGCATGCCGCGGCTGGCGGTGATCAACGCCGCCGGCGCCAACACCCTGCACGAGCTCTACGAGAAGCGCGGCCTCCGCTGGAATAACGGGCAGCCCGATCAGAAGATCATCGACGGCTACGCGGTCGAGCTCGACACGGGCGGCCGCCGGGCGGACACCATCGCCAGCGCCATCGAGATCAACCGCCCGGTGAACCTCGAGAAGTGCCTGCGGGCGCTCGAGTGGATGGACGGCGTCGTCCGCGAGGTGACCGACCAGGAAATCCTGGACGCCAAGGCCCAGGTCGGAGCGAGCGGCATGGGCTGCGAGCCCGCCAGCGCGGCCAGCGTGGCCGGCGCCAAGAAGCTGCGCGAGGAGGGGGTCATCGACCCCGACTCCCGGGTTGTGTGCATCCTCACCGGGCACCAGCTCAAGGACCCCACCGCCACGGTCGCGTACCACACGGCCGACCAGGAGGAGTTCAACCGCGTGCTGGGCAGCCGCGGCGTCACCCGGGCGGCGTTCGCCAACCGCGCCGTGCAGGTCGAAAACAACCTCGACGAGATCGTGCGAGCGATCCAATTGAACAGCTAA
- a CDS encoding 3-keto-disaccharide hydrolase has translation MIVVSRIALLAALLLVGSPADGEESFRPLFDGKTLAGWEGDPTYWSVKDGAIVGRITDATRIDKNRFLIYQGELPGDFEFQAEYRVSPRGNSGVNYRSEVVDGVDFHALRGYQCDIDGGLRYTGSNYEERRRTTLARIGESAVVPPSEGAKELAHVEGNAWSVREVTPLPHSADDLRAKVHPKGWNKLRIVARGPRLEHYVNGVLASRVVDNDPVNRRLDGKLGVQVHVGPPMTIEFRNLRLRDLSE, from the coding sequence ATGATTGTCGTCTCCCGGATTGCTCTGCTGGCCGCCCTGCTCCTAGTTGGCTCACCAGCGGACGGCGAGGAGTCCTTCCGGCCGCTGTTCGACGGCAAGACGCTGGCCGGCTGGGAGGGCGACCCGACCTACTGGTCGGTGAAGGACGGCGCCATCGTGGGACGCATCACCGACGCGACCCGGATCGACAAGAACCGCTTCCTGATCTACCAGGGCGAGCTGCCCGGCGACTTCGAGTTCCAGGCCGAGTACCGCGTCTCGCCCCGGGGGAACAGCGGCGTCAACTACCGCAGCGAGGTGGTCGACGGCGTCGACTTCCACGCGCTCCGCGGCTACCAGTGCGACATCGACGGCGGGCTCCGCTACACCGGCAGCAACTACGAAGAACGCCGCCGCACCACCCTGGCGCGGATCGGCGAGTCGGCGGTCGTCCCCCCGTCTGAAGGCGCCAAGGAGCTGGCCCACGTCGAGGGCAACGCCTGGTCCGTCCGCGAGGTGACCCCCCTGCCCCACTCGGCCGACGACCTGCGGGCCAAGGTCCATCCGAAAGGGTGGAACAAGCTGCGGATTGTCGCCCGCGGCCCGCGGCTGGAACACTACGTCAATGGCGTGCTGGCGAGCCGTGTGGTAGACAATGACCCGGTCAATCGCCGCCTGGACGGCAAGCTGGGCGTGCAGGTGCACGTCGGCCCGCCGATGACGATTGAGTTCCGCAACCTCCGCCTCCGCGACCTGAGCGAATAA